From one Mustela nigripes isolate SB6536 chromosome 16, MUSNIG.SB6536, whole genome shotgun sequence genomic stretch:
- the SUPT6H gene encoding transcription elongation factor SPT6, with protein MSDFVESEAEESEEEYNDEGEVVPRVPKKFVEEEDDDEEEEEENLDDQDEQGNLKGFINDDDDEDEGEEDEGSDSGDSEDDVGHKKRKRTSFDDRLEDDDFDLIEENLGVKVKRGQKYRRVKKMSDDEDDDEEEYGKEEHEKEAIAEEIFQDGEGEEGQEAVEAPMAPPEEEEEDDEESDIDDFIVDDDGQPLKKPKWRKKLPGYTDAALQEAQEIFGVDFDYDEFEKYNEYDEELEEEYEYEDDEAEGEIRVRPKKTTKKRVSRRSIFEMYEPSELESSHLTDQDNEIRATDLPERFQLRSIPVKGAEDDELEEEADWIYRNAFATPTISLQESCDYLDRGQPTSSFSRKGPSTIQKIKEALGFMRNQHFEVPFIAFYRKEYVEPELHINDLWRVWQWDEKWTQLRIRKENLTRLFEKMQAYQYEQISADPDKPLADGIRALDTTDMERLKDVQSMDELKDVYNHFLLYYGRDIPKMQNAAKASRKKLKRVREEGDEEGEGEEAEDEEQRGPELKQASRRDMYTICQSAGLDGLAKKFGLTPEQFGENLRDSYQRHETEQFPAEPLELAKDYVCSQFPTPEAVLEGARYMVALQIAREPLVRQVLRQTFQERAKLNITPTKKGRKDVDEAHYAYSFKYLKNKPVKELRDDQFLKICLAEDEGLLTIDISIDMKGVEGYGNDQTYFEEIKQFYYRDEFSHQVQEWNRQRTMAIERALQQFLYVQMAKELKNKLLAEAKEYVIKACSRKLYNWLRVAPYRPDQQVEEDDDFMDENQGKGIRVLGIAFSSARDHPVFCALVNGEGEVTDFLRLPHFTKRRTAWREEEREKKAQDIETLKKFLLNKKPHVVTVAGENRDAQMLIEDVKRIVHELDQGQQLSSIGVELVDNELAILYMNSKKSEAEFRDYPPVLRQAVSLARRIQDPLIEFAQVCSSDEDILCLKFHPLQEHVVKEELLNALYCEFINRVNEVGVDVNRAIAHPYSQALIQYVCGLGPRKGTHLLKILKQNNTRLESRTQLVTMCHMGPKVFMNCAGFLKIDTASLGDSTDSYIEVLDGSRVHPETYEWARKMAVDALEYDESAEDANPAGALEEILENPERLKDLDLDAFAEELERQGYGDKHITLYDIRAELSCRYKDLRTAYRSPNTEEIFNMLTKETPETFYIGKLIICNVTGIAHRRPQGESYDQAIRNDETGLWQCPFCQQDNFPELSEVWNHFDSGSCPGQAIGVKTRLDNGVTGFIPTKFLSDKVVKRPEERVKVGMTVHCRIMKIDIEKFSADLTCRTSDLMDRNNEWKLPKDTYYDFDAEAADHKQEEDMKRKQQRTTYIKRVIAHPSFHNINFKQAEKMMETMDQGDVIIRPSSKGENHLTVTWKVSDGIYQHVDVREEGKENAFSLGATLWINSEEFEDLDEIVARYVQPMASFARDLLNHKYYQDCSGGDRKKLEELLIKTKKEKPTFIPYFICACKELPGKFLLGYQPRGKPRIEYVTVTPEGFRYRGQIFPTVNGLFRWFKDHYQDPVPGITPSSSSRTRTPASINATPANINLADLTRAVNALPQNMTSQMFSAIAAVTGQGQNPNATPAQWASSQYGYGGSGGGSSAYHVFPTPAQQPVATPLMTPSYSYTTPSQPITTPQYHQLQASTTPQSAQAQPQPSSSSRQRQQQPKSNSHAAIDWGKMAEQWLQEKEAERRKQKQRLTPRPSPSPMIESTPMSIAGDATPLLDEMDR; from the exons ATGTCTGATTTTGTGGAAAGCGAGGCCGAGGAGTCGGAGGAAGAGTACAATGATGAAGGCGAAGTGGTGCCCCGAGTGCCCAAGAAATTTGTGGAAGAGGAGGATGACG atgaggaggaggaggaggagaacctAGATGATCAGGATGAGCAAGGCAATCTGAAAGGCTTTATCAATGATGATGACGATGAAGATGAAGGGGAGGAGGATGAGGGTAGTGACTCTGGTGATTCAGAAGATGATGTTGGCCACAAGAAGAGAAAACGCA cATCTTTTGATGACCGCCTGGAGGATGATGATTTTGACCTCATTGAGGAGAATTTGGGTGTCAAAGTCAAAAGAGGA CAAAAATACCGACGTGTCAAAAAAATGTcagatgatgaggatgatgacgAGGAGGAATATGGCAAAGAAGAACATGAAAAAGAGGCAATTGCGGAGGAAATCTTccaggatggggaaggggaagaagggcagGAAGCCGTGGAGGCCCCCATGGCTcctccagaggaggaggaggaagatgatgaaGAATCAG aCATTGATGACTTCATTGTGGATGATGATGGACAGCCTCTGAAAAAACCTAAGTGGCGGAAAAAGCTTCCCGGATACACAGATGC GGCCCTGCAGGAAGCCCAGGAGATTTTTGGTGTGGACTTTGACTATGACGAGTTTGAGAAATACAATGAGTACGATGAAGAACTGGAGGAAGAGTATGAGTACGAGGATGATGAGGCTGAGGGTGAGATCCGCGTGCGCCCCAAGAAGACCACCAAGAAACGTGTGAGCCGCAGGAGCATCTTTGAGATGTACGAGCCCAGCGAACTAGAAAGCAGCCACCTCACAGATCAGGACAATGAAATCCGGGCCACAGACCTGCCTGAGAGGTTCCAG CTCCGCTCCATCCCAGTTAAGGGGGCTGAAGATGATGAACTAGAAGAAGAAGCTGACTGGATATACAGGAATGCCTTTGCCACACCAACCATTTCTCTGCAG GAAAGCTGTGATTACCTAGACCGAGGGCAGCCAACCAGCAGCTTCAGTCGAAAAGGACCCAGCAcaattcagaaaattaaagaagccCTAGGCTTCATGCGAAATCAACACTTTGAG GTGCCTTTTATTGCTTTCTACCGTAAAGAATATGTGGAGCCTGAGTTGCATATCAATGACCTATGGAGGGTGTGGCAGTGGGATGAAAAG TGGACCCAACTAAGGATCCGCAAAGAGAACCTAACACGGCTGTTTGAGAAGATGCAGGCTTACCAGTATGAGCAGATTTCCGCTGACCCTGACAAACCCCTTGCTGATGGCATCCGGGCTCTGGATACCACCGACATGGAGAG GCTTAAGGATGTGCAGTCAATGGATGAACTGAAAGATGTCTACAACCATTTCTTGCTTTATTATGGCCGTGATATCCCCAAGATGCAGAATGCCGCCAAGGCCAGCCGCAAGAAGCTGAAGCGTGTACGGGAAGAGGGAGATGAGGAAG GTGAGGGTGAAGAGGCAGAAGATGAGGAGCAGAGGGGCCCAGAGCTcaagcaggcctcccgccgagaCATGTACACCATCTGCCAGAGTGCTGGGCTAG ATGGTCTGGCCAAAAAGTTCGGGCTTACTCCTGAGCAGTTCGGGGAAAACCTCCGGGACAGCTACCAGCGGCATGAGACAGAGCAGTTCCCTGCAGAGCCTTTGGAGTTGGCCAAGGATTACGTTTGCAG CCAGTTCCCTACGCCAGAAGCTGTGCTAGAAGGTGCCCGCTACATGGTAGCCCTGCAGATTGCCCGAGAGCCCCTCGTCCGACAGGTGCTGAGGCAGACCTTCCAGGAGAGAGCCAAACTCAATATAACCCCCACCAAGAAAGGTAGAAAG GATGTGGATGAGGCCCACTACGCTTATTCCTTCAAGTACTTAAAGAACAAGCCTGTTAAGGAACTGAGAGATGACCAGTTCCTCAAGATATGCTTGGCTGAAGACGAGGGGCTGCTCACCATTGACATCAGCATAGACATGAAGGGGGTAGAAGG CTACGGCAATGACCAGACATATTTCGAAGAGATCAAACAGTTTTACTACCGAGATGAGTTCAGCCACCAGGTGCAGGAGTGGAACCGGCAGCGTACCATGGCCATCGAACGGGCTTTGCAGCAGTTCCTCTATGTACAGATGGCCAAAGAGCTCAAGAACAAGTTGCTGGCAGAAGCCAAAGAATATGTCATAAAG GCCTGTAGTCGGAAACTCTACAACTGGTTGAGGGTCGCACCCTACCGGCCAGATCAGCAGGTAGAGGAAGATGATGACTTTATGGATGAGAACCAAGGGAAGGGCATCCGCGTTCTAGGCATCGCTTTCTCCTCTGCCAG AGATCACCCTGTGTTCTGCGCCTTGGTCAACGGCGAAGGAGAAGTGACAGACTTCCTTCGGCTGCCCCATTTTACCAAACGGCGAACTGCATGGAGAGAGGAGGAACGGGAAAAGAAG GCTCAAGATATTGAAACCCTAAAGAAATTTCTTCTGAACAAAAAGCCTCATGTGGTAACAGTCGCAGGAGAAAACAG ggaCGCCCAGATGTTGATTGAAGATGTGAAGCGCATTGTGCATGAACTGGACCAGGGCCAACAGCTGTCCTCTATTGGGGTGGAGCTGGTTGATAATGAGTTGGCCATTCTCTATATGAACAGCAAGAAATCAGAG GCAGAGTTCCGGGATTACCCTCCAGTGCTGAGACAGGCTGTCTCCCTGGCCCGGCGCATCCAGGACCCTCTGATTGAATTTGCCCAGGTGTGCAGCTCTGATGAAGACATCCTGTGTCTCAAGTTTCATCCCTTGCAG GAGCACGTGGTGAAAGAGGAGCTGCTCAACGCCTTGTACTGTGAATTTATCAACCGAGTCAATGAGGTTGGGGTCGATGTCAACCGTGCCATTGCCCACCCATACAGCCAGGCCTTAATCCAATATGTCTGTGGCCTGGGACCTCGAAAAGGGACACATCTCCTCAAG ATCCTGAAGCAAAACAACACCAGGCTTGAGAGCCGGACCCAGCTGGTCACCATGTGCCACATGGGTCCCAAAGTCTTCATGAATTGTGCTGGCTTCCTCAAGATCGACACAGCCTCCCTGGGGGACAG CACTGACTCATACATTGAAGTTCTTGATGGTTCCCGAGTCCACCCTGAGACCTATGAGTGGGCCAGGAAGATGGCAGTGGACGCTCTGGAATATGATGAATCAGCTGAGGACGCCAACCCTGCAGGAGCCCTCGAAGAGATATTGGAAAACCCAGAGCGACTCAAGGACCTGGACCTAGATGCCTTTGCAGAAGAactggagaggcag GGCTATGGTGACAAACACATCACCTTATATGACATCCGGGCGGAGCTGAGCTGCCGGTATAAGGACCTCCGGACAGCCTATCGCTCTCCCAACACAGAGGAAATCTTCAATATGTTAACCAAAGAAACACCAGAGACCTTCTACATTG GAAAGCTTATCATCTGCAATGTCACCGGCATTGCCCACAGGCGTCCCCAGGGTGAGAGCTATGACCAGGCAATCCGCAACGATGAGACAGGGCTCTGGCAGTGTCCCTTCTGTCAGCAAGACAATTTCCCCGAACTCAGTGAG GTCTGGAACCACTTTGACAGCGGTTCGTGCCCTGGCCAGGCCATTGGTGTCAAAACACGGCTAGACAATGGTGTCACCGGCTTCATCCCCACCAAATTCCTCAGTGACAAAGTGGTAAAGCGGCCAGAGGAGCGAGTGAAG GTGGGAATGACTGTTCACTGCCGCATCATGAAGATTGACATTGAGAAGTTCAGCGCCGACCTTACCTGCCGAACCTCAGACCTCATGGACAGGAACAATGAGTGGAAACTGCCCAAAGACACCTACTATGACTTTGACGCCGAAGCAGCAgaccacaagcaggaggaggataTGAAACGGAAGCAGCAGCGGACCA CATACATCAAGCGAGTGATCGCACACCCATCTTTCCATAATATAAACTTCAAGCAAGCAGAAAAGATGATGGAGACCATGGACCAGGGTGATGTGATCATCCGCCCGAGTAGCAAGGGTGAAAATCACCTGACCGTGACCTGGAAGGTCAGCGACGGCATCTACCAACACGTGGATGTCCGGGAAGAAGGCAAGGAAAATGCCTTCAGCCTGGGAGCCACCCTGTGGATCAATAGTGAG GAATTTGAAGACTTGGATGAGATTGTTGCTCGCTATGTCCAGCCCATGGCATCCTTTGCCCGTGACCTCCTGAACCACAAGTATTATCAGGACTGCAGTGGTGGTGACCGTAAG AAATTAGAGGAGCTGCTCATCAAAACTAAGAAGGAGAAGCCCACCTTCATCCCTTATTTCATCTGTGCCTGCAAGGAACTGCCCGGCAAGTTCCTCCTGGGATACCAGCCCCGGGGTAAACCCAG GATAGAATATGTAACAGTGACTCCTGAAGGATTCCGGTACCGGGGCCAAATCTTCCCTACTGTGAATGGACTTTTCAGATGGTTTAAGGATCACTACCAGGATCCTGTACCGG GCATCACCCCCAGTAGCAGCAGCAGGACCCGGACACCTGCTTCTATCAATGCCACCCCAGCCAACATCAACCTTGCAG ATCTGACGCGAGCTGTGAATGCCTTGCCCCAGAACATGACCTCCCAGATGTTCAGTGCCATTGCAGCCGTGACAGGCCAAGGACAGAACCCTAATGCCACCCCAGCCCAGTGGGCCTCCAGCCAGTATGGCTATGGCGGCAGTGGAGGGGGCAGTAGCGCTTACCAT GTATTCCCAACGCCAGCCCAGCAGCCAGTGGCCACACCACTAATGACCCCCAGCTACTCCTACACAACCCCCAGCCAGCCCATCACCACACCACAGTACCACCAGCTCCAGGCCAGCACCACCCCACAGTctgcccaggcccagccccagccttctTCCAGCTCTCGGCAACGGCAGCAGCAGCCAAA GTCCAACAGCCATGCCGCCATCGACtgggggaagatggcagagcagtGGCTACAGGAGAAGGAAGCCGAGAGGCGGAAACAGAAGCAGCGGCTGACACCTCgaccctctcccagccccatgATCGAAAGCACCCCCATGTCCATTGCCGGCGATGCCACCCCGCTCCTGGATGAGATGGATCGGTAG
- the PROCA1 gene encoding protein PROCA1 isoform X3 — translation MSLTYVNRLPGWERGHLLAGVPSSTDASTFSSEGEFKDLDRCCWKHKQCTGHVIHPFPSDYGHHNLHLHSISHCDCESRLKDCSEKTNSDNSRDVGPTCSRDEGPTCFNIIQSPCFELIPEEECVERFWYGWCKSYRPVSVAVIHHPIHHDYVADDLNEEEEEESKPPIPTQVGPATTAPADTGLGTVTTTPDSAAPITIWRSESPTGKSQGNKVIKKVKKKKEKEKDKEEELDEKPKPKKKVKKGKLMKKKSPVKSESSPPDLNRSISPRELTRMSESSPDSREDLESEDSYNDPRREEPSSDDIVESSSPRKREKNTVQTKKAGAKTSPVKKVKRKSPPGSNPNLS, via the exons ATGAGTCTTACCT ATGTAAACAGGTTACCGGGCTGGGAGAGAGGACATCTGCTGGCTGGTGTGCCTTCTAGCACTGATGCATCTACCTTCTCCTCTGAAG GTGAATTCAAAGACCTGGACAGGTGCTGCTGGAAACACAAACAGTGCACTGGGCATGTCATCCACCCCTTCCCCTCGGACTATGGCCACCACAACCTGCACCTGCACTCCATCAGCCACTGCGACTGCGAGTCTAG GCTGAAGGACTGCTCAGAGAAGACAAATAGCGACAACTCCCGAGATGTGGGCCCAACCTGCTCCCGAGATGAGGGTCCAACATGTTTCAACATCATCCAGTCCCCTTGCTTTGAGCTCATCCCAGAGGAGGAGTGTGTGGAGCGGTTCTGGTATGGCTG gtGCAAAAGCTATAGGCCTGTCTCTGTGGCAGTGATCCACCATCCCATCCACCATGACTATGTGGCAGATGACTtgaatgaagaggaggaggaagaaagcaagcCTCCCATTCCTACCCAGGTGGGGCCTGCCACCACCGCCCCCGCTGACACAGGCCTGGGCACTGTCACAACTACCCCGGACTCGGCAGCTCCCATCACTATCTGGCGCTCCGAGAGCCCCACAGGGAAGTCCCAGGGCAACAAGGTGAtcaagaaagtaaagaagaaaaaagaaaaggagaaagacaaggaagaggAGCTGGATGAGAAGCCAAAGCCgaagaaaaaagtcaagaagGGCAAGTTGATGAAGAAGAAAAGCCCGGTTAAATCGGAATCTTCACCTCCGGACTTGAACCGATCAATAAGCCCCAGAGAGCTGACCAGGATGTCAGAGTCCAGCCCAGACAGCCGGGAAGACCTGGAGAGTGAGGACAGTTACAATGACCCCCGGCGGGAGGAGCCCTCCAGTGACGATATCGTGGAGTCTTCCTCacccaggaagagagagaagaacacagTCCAGACTAAGAAAGCTGGGGCGAAGACCTCACCAGTCAAGAAGGTCAAGAGGAAATCTCCCCCAGGATCCAACCCCAATCTCAGTTGA
- the PROCA1 gene encoding protein PROCA1 isoform X1, with amino-acid sequence MWVRTTLRIERWTKEKTEDNASIWDESSTDVNRLPGWERGHLLAGVPSSTDASTFSSEGEFKDLDRCCWKHKQCTGHVIHPFPSDYGHHNLHLHSISHCDCESRCKSYRPVSVAVIHHPIHHDYVADDLNEEEEEESKPPIPTQVGPATTAPADTGLGTVTTTPDSAAPITIWRSESPTGKSQGNKVIKKVKKKKEKEKDKEEELDEKPKPKKKVKKGKLMKKKSPVKSESSPPDLNRSISPRELTRMSESSPDSREDLESEDSYNDPRREEPSSDDIVESSSPRKREKNTVQTKKAGAKTSPVKKVKRKSPPGSNPNLS; translated from the exons ATGTGGGTCAGGACGACACTGAGGATTGAAAGGTGGACTAAGGAAAAGACTGAGGACAATGCCAGCATCTGGGATGAGAGCAGCACTG ATGTAAACAGGTTACCGGGCTGGGAGAGAGGACATCTGCTGGCTGGTGTGCCTTCTAGCACTGATGCATCTACCTTCTCCTCTGAAG GTGAATTCAAAGACCTGGACAGGTGCTGCTGGAAACACAAACAGTGCACTGGGCATGTCATCCACCCCTTCCCCTCGGACTATGGCCACCACAACCTGCACCTGCACTCCATCAGCCACTGCGACTGCGAGTCTAG gtGCAAAAGCTATAGGCCTGTCTCTGTGGCAGTGATCCACCATCCCATCCACCATGACTATGTGGCAGATGACTtgaatgaagaggaggaggaagaaagcaagcCTCCCATTCCTACCCAGGTGGGGCCTGCCACCACCGCCCCCGCTGACACAGGCCTGGGCACTGTCACAACTACCCCGGACTCGGCAGCTCCCATCACTATCTGGCGCTCCGAGAGCCCCACAGGGAAGTCCCAGGGCAACAAGGTGAtcaagaaagtaaagaagaaaaaagaaaaggagaaagacaaggaagaggAGCTGGATGAGAAGCCAAAGCCgaagaaaaaagtcaagaagGGCAAGTTGATGAAGAAGAAAAGCCCGGTTAAATCGGAATCTTCACCTCCGGACTTGAACCGATCAATAAGCCCCAGAGAGCTGACCAGGATGTCAGAGTCCAGCCCAGACAGCCGGGAAGACCTGGAGAGTGAGGACAGTTACAATGACCCCCGGCGGGAGGAGCCCTCCAGTGACGATATCGTGGAGTCTTCCTCacccaggaagagagagaagaacacagTCCAGACTAAGAAAGCTGGGGCGAAGACCTCACCAGTCAAGAAGGTCAAGAGGAAATCTCCCCCAGGATCCAACCCCAATCTCAGTTGA
- the PROCA1 gene encoding protein PROCA1 isoform X2 has protein sequence MWVRTTLRIERWTKEKTEDNASIWDESSTDVNRLPGWERGHLLAGVPSSTDASTFSSEGEFKDLDRCCWKHKQCTGHVIHPFPSDYGHHNLHLHSISHCDCESRLKDCSEKTNSDNSRDVGPTCSRDEGPTCFNIIQSPCFELIPEEECVERFWYGWCKSYRPVSVAVIHHPIHHDYVADDLNEEEEEESKPPIPTQVGPATTAPADTGLGTVTTTPDSAAPITIWRSESPTGKSQGNKVIKKVKKKKEKEKDKEEELDEKPKPKKKVKKGKLMKKKSPVKSESSPPDLNRSISPRELTRMSESSPDSREDLESEDSYNDPRREEPSSDDIVESSSPRKREKNTVQTKKAGAKTSPVKKVKRKSPPGSNPNLS, from the exons ATGTGGGTCAGGACGACACTGAGGATTGAAAGGTGGACTAAGGAAAAGACTGAGGACAATGCCAGCATCTGGGATGAGAGCAGCACTG ATGTAAACAGGTTACCGGGCTGGGAGAGAGGACATCTGCTGGCTGGTGTGCCTTCTAGCACTGATGCATCTACCTTCTCCTCTGAAG GTGAATTCAAAGACCTGGACAGGTGCTGCTGGAAACACAAACAGTGCACTGGGCATGTCATCCACCCCTTCCCCTCGGACTATGGCCACCACAACCTGCACCTGCACTCCATCAGCCACTGCGACTGCGAGTCTAG GCTGAAGGACTGCTCAGAGAAGACAAATAGCGACAACTCCCGAGATGTGGGCCCAACCTGCTCCCGAGATGAGGGTCCAACATGTTTCAACATCATCCAGTCCCCTTGCTTTGAGCTCATCCCAGAGGAGGAGTGTGTGGAGCGGTTCTGGTATGGCTG gtGCAAAAGCTATAGGCCTGTCTCTGTGGCAGTGATCCACCATCCCATCCACCATGACTATGTGGCAGATGACTtgaatgaagaggaggaggaagaaagcaagcCTCCCATTCCTACCCAGGTGGGGCCTGCCACCACCGCCCCCGCTGACACAGGCCTGGGCACTGTCACAACTACCCCGGACTCGGCAGCTCCCATCACTATCTGGCGCTCCGAGAGCCCCACAGGGAAGTCCCAGGGCAACAAGGTGAtcaagaaagtaaagaagaaaaaagaaaaggagaaagacaaggaagaggAGCTGGATGAGAAGCCAAAGCCgaagaaaaaagtcaagaagGGCAAGTTGATGAAGAAGAAAAGCCCGGTTAAATCGGAATCTTCACCTCCGGACTTGAACCGATCAATAAGCCCCAGAGAGCTGACCAGGATGTCAGAGTCCAGCCCAGACAGCCGGGAAGACCTGGAGAGTGAGGACAGTTACAATGACCCCCGGCGGGAGGAGCCCTCCAGTGACGATATCGTGGAGTCTTCCTCacccaggaagagagagaagaacacagTCCAGACTAAGAAAGCTGGGGCGAAGACCTCACCAGTCAAGAAGGTCAAGAGGAAATCTCCCCCAGGATCCAACCCCAATCTCAGTTGA
- the PROCA1 gene encoding protein PROCA1 isoform X4, with product MWVRTTLRIERWTKEKTEDNASIWDESSTGEFKDLDRCCWKHKQCTGHVIHPFPSDYGHHNLHLHSISHCDCESRLKDCSEKTNSDNSRDVGPTCSRDEGPTCFNIIQSPCFELIPEEECVERFWYGWCKSYRPVSVAVIHHPIHHDYVADDLNEEEEEESKPPIPTQVGPATTAPADTGLGTVTTTPDSAAPITIWRSESPTGKSQGNKVIKKVKKKKEKEKDKEEELDEKPKPKKKVKKGKLMKKKSPVKSESSPPDLNRSISPRELTRMSESSPDSREDLESEDSYNDPRREEPSSDDIVESSSPRKREKNTVQTKKAGAKTSPVKKVKRKSPPGSNPNLS from the exons ATGTGGGTCAGGACGACACTGAGGATTGAAAGGTGGACTAAGGAAAAGACTGAGGACAATGCCAGCATCTGGGATGAGAGCAGCACTG GTGAATTCAAAGACCTGGACAGGTGCTGCTGGAAACACAAACAGTGCACTGGGCATGTCATCCACCCCTTCCCCTCGGACTATGGCCACCACAACCTGCACCTGCACTCCATCAGCCACTGCGACTGCGAGTCTAG GCTGAAGGACTGCTCAGAGAAGACAAATAGCGACAACTCCCGAGATGTGGGCCCAACCTGCTCCCGAGATGAGGGTCCAACATGTTTCAACATCATCCAGTCCCCTTGCTTTGAGCTCATCCCAGAGGAGGAGTGTGTGGAGCGGTTCTGGTATGGCTG gtGCAAAAGCTATAGGCCTGTCTCTGTGGCAGTGATCCACCATCCCATCCACCATGACTATGTGGCAGATGACTtgaatgaagaggaggaggaagaaagcaagcCTCCCATTCCTACCCAGGTGGGGCCTGCCACCACCGCCCCCGCTGACACAGGCCTGGGCACTGTCACAACTACCCCGGACTCGGCAGCTCCCATCACTATCTGGCGCTCCGAGAGCCCCACAGGGAAGTCCCAGGGCAACAAGGTGAtcaagaaagtaaagaagaaaaaagaaaaggagaaagacaaggaagaggAGCTGGATGAGAAGCCAAAGCCgaagaaaaaagtcaagaagGGCAAGTTGATGAAGAAGAAAAGCCCGGTTAAATCGGAATCTTCACCTCCGGACTTGAACCGATCAATAAGCCCCAGAGAGCTGACCAGGATGTCAGAGTCCAGCCCAGACAGCCGGGAAGACCTGGAGAGTGAGGACAGTTACAATGACCCCCGGCGGGAGGAGCCCTCCAGTGACGATATCGTGGAGTCTTCCTCacccaggaagagagagaagaacacagTCCAGACTAAGAAAGCTGGGGCGAAGACCTCACCAGTCAAGAAGGTCAAGAGGAAATCTCCCCCAGGATCCAACCCCAATCTCAGTTGA